The Triticum aestivum cultivar Chinese Spring chromosome 7B, IWGSC CS RefSeq v2.1, whole genome shotgun sequence genome window below encodes:
- the LOC123157399 gene encoding uncharacterized protein: MASAGGRFEKSPTAEKALEAAPSVVSAGGRSGEVPTAQFHIYQPPSSLRGWPDDHDTEAALRHLGLLDFARLQLPDGIPRHDLVSDLVASYHRENCRGYAYLWGVRVSVDRKSFLSAAALQATAEHKVLPPRRRTRSTRSSSTVTCAALQFMEMWILPQFHGRDMLPSIVSAAMREVKAELAHNVDWGELIWDLVQNEILELPKRDDKNSYFGLHLLRLIWLKHPEVFGLKDKMERLARVHLDRILPQVVDNVTERIRLEFMRPKKITRFFRVQQPQVVNNLSKPVESGDEAAAGVQVRQQSVVGDEAAVVVQVQQQPVVGDEAAAVVQVQQQSMVVQSSPLATVLNNDASVGKRNSLEAALAEPGHADTHKHGVKHVKQQFQQGNQQKQTCNSNKCSVPSGSIVLNDDASVGKRDIMEAALVEPGQADAHKHGVRHVKQQFQQVNRQKWTRKRSKRRVPSGSTISSANSSRDIIGIKSEVKRVRLENQPPKELLEAEMFIQAIKVLNETLSAETIVHILQDSPPSGSPLMRGGAVVEVTK; this comes from the coding sequence ATGGCCAGCGCCGGCGGCAGGTTCGAGAAGAGCCCCACCGCCGAGAAAGCCCTAGAGGCAGCGCCGTCCGTTGTCAGCGCCGGCGGCAGGTCCGGGGAGGTCCCCACCGCCCAGTTCCACATCTACCAGCCGCCATCCTCTCTCCGCGGCTGGCCCGACGACCACGACACGGAGGCCGCCCTCCGCCACCTCGGGCTCCTCGATTTCGCGCGGCTCCAGCTCCCGGACGGCATCCCCCGGCACGACCTCGTCTCCGATCTGGTCGCCTCCTACCACCGGGAGAACTGCCGGGGCTACGCCTACCTCTGGGGCGTCCGCGTCAGTGTCGACCGCAAGTCCTTCCTCAGCGCGGCAGCCCTCCAAGCCACGGCGGAGCACAAGGTGCTCCCTCCACGGCGCAGGACGAGGAGCACAAGGAGCTCGTCCACGGTTACCTGCGCCGCCTTGCAGTTCATGGAAATGTGGATCCTCCCGCAGTTCCATGGCAGGGACATGTTGCCGTCGATTGTGTCGGCTGCGATGCGGGAGGTTAAGGCGGAGTTAGCGCATAACGTGGACTGGGGTGAGCTGATCTGGGACCTAGTACAGAATGAGATTCTCGAATTGCCAAAGAGGGATGATAAAAATTCATACTTTGGGCTGCATCTCCTGAGACTCATTTGGCTAAAGCATCCAGAGGTGTTCGGGTTGAAGGACAAGATGGAAAGACTCGCTCGGGTGCATCTTGACAGAATCTTGCCGCAGGTAGTCGACAACGTGACAGAAAGAATCCGGTTGGAGTTTATGAGACCGAAGAAGATTACGAGATTCTTCCGGGTGCAGCAGCCGCAGGTTGTCAACAACCTGTCCAAACCGGTGGAGTCTGGGGATGAAGCTGCAGCAGGTGTTCAAGTTCGACAGCAATCTGTGGTGGGGGATGAAGCTGCAGTAGTTGTTCAAGTTCAACAGCAACCCGTGGTGGGGGATGAAGCTGCAGCAGTTGTTCAAGTTCAACAACAATCCATGGTGGTGCAGAGCTCACCGCTGGCCACAGTGCTGAATAATGATGCAAGCGTGGGCAAGAGGAACAGCTTGGAGGCTGCCCTGGCAGAGCCTGGGCACGCTGATACGCACAAGCATGGAGTGAAGCATGTGAAGCAGCAGTTTCAGCAGGGCAATCAACAAAAGCAGACCTGTAACAGTAACAAGTGTAGTGTACCCAGTGGATCCATAGTGCTGAATGATGATGCGAGCGTGGGCAAGAGGGACATCATGGAAGCTGCCCTGGTGGAGCCTGGGCAGGCTGATGCACACAAGCATGGAGTGAGGCATGTGAAGCAGCAGTTTCAGCAGGTCAATCGACAGAAGTGGACACGTAAGAGGAGCAAGCGTAGGGTACCCAGTGGATCAACAATCTCTTCCGCAAATAGTTCTCGTGACATTATAGGAATAAAGAGTGAGGTTAAACGTGTGCGACTGGAGAACCAACCTCCAAAGGAGTTGCTTGAAGCAGAGATGTTTATCCAGGCAATTAAGGTGCTGAACGAGACACTATCTGCAGAAACCATCGTACATATCTTGCAGGACTCTCCACCGTCTGGCTCCCCACTGATGCGGGGTGGTGCAGTAGTGGAGGTCACTAAATAG